Proteins encoded within one genomic window of Balaenoptera ricei isolate mBalRic1 chromosome 10, mBalRic1.hap2, whole genome shotgun sequence:
- the BID gene encoding BH3-interacting domain death agonist: MDSKVSNGASPQDERTTSLLVFAFLQSCPHSRCHQELEVLGHKLPVRAAHDDELQTDGNWCSHFREGAAETDSETQEEVVRDIARQLAQIGDRMERSIRPGLVAGLAAQFRNRSLSEEDRRRCLAAALEQLMQLYPADVDHEKTLLLLTMLVAKKVADHSPALLQDVFHTAVTFINQNLLAYVRNLVQNEMD, from the exons ATGGACTCGAAG GTCAGCAACGGCGCCAGCCCCCAGGACGAGCGCACCACAAGCCTGCTGGTGTTCGCCTTCCTCCAGAGCTGCCCGCACTCCCGCTGCCACCAAGAGCTGGAGGTGCTGGGCCACAAGCTGCCCGTGCGCGCGGCCCATGACGACGAGCTGCAGACGGATGgcaactggtgcagccacttccGTGAGGGGGCGGCAGAGACAG ACTCTGAGACTCAGGAGGAAGTGGTCCGGGACATCGCCAGGCAGCTCGCCCAGATTGGGGACAGGATGGAGCGCAGCATCCGCCCGGGGCTGGTGGCTGGCCTGGCCGCGCAGTTCAGGAACAGGAGCCTGTCGGAGGAG GATAGGAGGCGGTGCCTGGCGGCCGCGCTggaacaactcatgcagctctaCCCTGCGGACGTGGACCACGAGAAGACCCTGCTCCTGCTGACCATGCTCGTGGCCAAAAAGGTGGCCGACCACTCGCCAGCTTTGCTCCAAGATGTCTTTCACACCGCAGTGACCTTCATCAACCAGAACCTTCTCGCCTACGTGAGGAACTTAGTCCAAAAC GAGATGGACTGA